In Candidatus Zixiibacteriota bacterium, one DNA window encodes the following:
- a CDS encoding 4Fe-4S binding protein, whose protein sequence is MSHAIDESCTGCHACCKPCPTEAIVGEAKKLHYIIQDKCIQCGACYQVCRHNSIKRVKRGAGDAVQRRARELWRPPAKPEPAAVA, encoded by the coding sequence GTGTCGCACGCCATCGACGAGAGCTGCACGGGATGCCACGCCTGCTGCAAGCCGTGTCCGACAGAGGCGATAGTCGGCGAGGCCAAGAAACTGCACTATATCATACAGGACAAATGCATCCAGTGCGGCGCCTGCTACCAGGTGTGTCGTCACAACAGTATCAAGCGGGTGAAACGGGGCGCCGGCGACGCTGTCCAACGACGAGCCAGAGAACTCTGGCGTCCGCCGGCCAAACCCGAACCGGCGGCAGTGGCGTAG
- a CDS encoding hydrogenase iron-sulfur subunit, giving the protein MANVKITIDGRLIEVEEGSYVLEAARQLGIDIPTLCYYPYMTPYAACRICAVEARANGGGWNKIVTACNYPAWDGLQIITDSPRVVTARRTNLEMLMANCAPNPRLQELAERFGITEPRWKTGTNYTCILCGLCVRICDEVVGAHALSFVNRGSHRDVSTPFHLESENCILCGACAKLCPTGHITMEDIEERVLNHRELSLAPNSAITLSFRQAVPNVPRIQRENCIHFKTGGCMVCEEACPKEAIDFHCTDTYEEIEVGAVIMATGFDSFDPTPMKQYGYGKYPNVITAEEFEMMNNAAGPTGGKVLLENGEEPRSIGILHCIGSRDQNHNKYCSRVCCMYALKFSHLVKEKTSAEVYQFYIDMRSFGKGYEEFYHRILDEGVNVIRGKGAEVVPAGFRRGDEGHLLIQCEDTLIGKWREVPVDMVILCTALQARQDAKETGRKFNISTGADGWFIEAHPKLGPVSTTTDGVFIAGACQGAKDIPDSVAQGAGAAMQATKLMCLGELLMDAAYAEIREEFCSGCKMCNDLCPYTAISYDESKRVSVINSALCKACGTCRRLSERRDQGTPFHRRTDICADRRDAGMSFEPRIVGFLCNWCSYTGADLAGTSRMKYPPNVLTIRVMCSGRVDPGFVLDSFRNGADGVLICGCHFGDCHYVEGNHKCMRRLPITKKILQGMGIDPNRLRLEWVSASEGARFQEVVTEFTQQIRALGPMQLKEWAFEPAAAQEYTGAGKE; this is encoded by the coding sequence ATGGCTAACGTGAAGATAACCATCGACGGTCGGTTGATCGAAGTTGAAGAGGGTTCGTACGTACTCGAGGCAGCCCGGCAGTTGGGTATCGACATACCGACGCTCTGTTACTATCCGTACATGACGCCGTATGCGGCCTGCCGCATCTGTGCCGTCGAAGCGCGCGCAAACGGGGGCGGGTGGAACAAGATCGTCACTGCCTGCAACTATCCGGCCTGGGACGGGTTGCAGATCATTACGGACTCACCCCGGGTCGTGACGGCCCGGCGGACCAACCTCGAAATGCTCATGGCCAATTGCGCGCCGAATCCGCGCCTTCAGGAACTGGCCGAGCGATTTGGTATCACCGAACCGCGCTGGAAGACCGGCACCAACTACACCTGTATCCTGTGTGGACTCTGCGTTCGTATCTGCGATGAAGTAGTGGGGGCCCATGCGCTGTCGTTTGTCAATCGCGGGTCGCACCGTGATGTCTCCACGCCTTTCCATCTCGAATCGGAGAACTGCATCCTCTGCGGCGCCTGTGCCAAGCTCTGCCCGACCGGGCATATCACCATGGAGGATATCGAGGAGCGGGTGCTCAATCATCGCGAACTGTCGCTGGCGCCGAATTCCGCCATCACACTTTCATTTCGGCAGGCAGTGCCCAACGTGCCGCGCATCCAGCGCGAGAACTGCATCCATTTCAAGACTGGTGGCTGCATGGTGTGCGAAGAGGCGTGTCCCAAGGAGGCGATCGATTTCCACTGCACCGACACGTACGAGGAGATCGAGGTAGGCGCCGTTATCATGGCGACTGGGTTTGACAGCTTTGATCCCACCCCCATGAAGCAATACGGCTACGGCAAATATCCCAATGTCATCACGGCTGAAGAGTTTGAGATGATGAACAACGCCGCTGGCCCGACCGGCGGCAAGGTGCTTTTGGAGAACGGCGAGGAACCGCGCTCGATCGGCATATTGCACTGCATCGGCAGTCGCGATCAGAACCACAACAAATATTGCAGCCGTGTCTGTTGTATGTATGCGCTGAAATTCTCGCATCTGGTCAAAGAAAAGACGAGCGCAGAAGTGTACCAGTTCTATATCGACATGCGCAGTTTCGGCAAAGGGTACGAGGAGTTCTATCATCGCATCCTCGATGAAGGCGTGAATGTCATTCGCGGCAAAGGGGCCGAGGTGGTCCCGGCCGGTTTCCGCAGAGGTGATGAAGGGCATCTCCTGATCCAGTGCGAGGACACGCTCATCGGCAAGTGGCGCGAGGTGCCGGTGGATATGGTGATCCTCTGCACGGCGCTCCAGGCTCGACAGGATGCCAAGGAAACGGGACGAAAGTTCAACATTTCGACCGGCGCGGACGGCTGGTTTATCGAGGCACATCCGAAGCTTGGACCGGTCTCGACCACCACCGACGGGGTTTTTATCGCCGGTGCCTGCCAGGGAGCGAAAGACATTCCCGACTCCGTGGCGCAAGGGGCCGGGGCGGCCATGCAAGCCACCAAACTGATGTGTCTGGGTGAGTTGCTCATGGATGCAGCGTATGCGGAGATCCGCGAGGAGTTCTGCAGCGGCTGCAAGATGTGCAACGACCTCTGTCCGTACACGGCTATCTCCTACGACGAAAGTAAACGCGTCAGCGTGATCAACTCGGCGTTGTGCAAAGCCTGCGGCACCTGCCGCCGCCTGTCCGAGCGGCGCGATCAAGGCACGCCATTTCACAGACGAACAGATATATGCGCAGATCGAAGGGATGCTGGCATGAGTTTCGAACCACGAATAGTCGGGTTTCTGTGCAATTGGTGCAGCTACACCGGGGCCGACCTGGCCGGCACTTCCCGCATGAAATATCCACCCAATGTTCTGACAATCCGGGTGATGTGCTCGGGCCGCGTGGATCCCGGGTTCGTGCTGGATTCGTTCCGCAATGGGGCGGACGGAGTGCTCATTTGTGGCTGTCATTTCGGCGACTGTCATTACGTCGAGGGAAACCACAAGTGTATGCGAAGACTTCCGATCACGAAGAAGATCCTGCAAGGGATGGGGATCGATCCGAACCGGCTCCGCCTCGAGTGGGTGTCCGCCTCCGAAGGGGCGCGCTTTCAGGAGGTTGTCACCGAATTCACGCAGCAAATCCGGGCGCTCGGACCAATGCAACTCAAGGAGTGGGCGTTTGAACCCGCGGCTGCGCAGGAGTACACTGGGGCGGGGAAGGAGTA